In a genomic window of Candidatus Woesearchaeota archaeon:
- a CDS encoding DsbA family protein gives MTNESKEKDFNAESKENSEQKKENEHQEKTETKNSEEHNKHEDKHEKTREHNTKKNHHEEHKHNSHKHKKHEDSTINISTTSFYKGISVVLGILLIISIFTSGFGIITAKTVAGTQEKTNNPGIKTGPAETGTLTGNVPNVKFENANIKGEENAPVTIVEWSDFECPFCARFYSQTYNQIIKEYVDTGRANFVFKHFPLGFHAQAQKAAEASECAGEQGMFWEMHDVLFEKGVAGGVAGF, from the coding sequence ATGACAAACGAATCAAAAGAAAAAGACTTTAATGCAGAATCAAAAGAAAATTCTGAACAAAAAAAAGAAAATGAACACCAAGAAAAAACAGAAACAAAAAATTCAGAAGAACACAATAAACATGAAGATAAACATGAAAAAACACGTGAGCACAACACAAAAAAAAATCATCATGAAGAACATAAACATAACTCACACAAACACAAAAAACACGAAGATTCTACAATAAACATATCAACAACTTCGTTTTATAAAGGAATTTCAGTAGTGTTGGGGATTTTGCTAATAATAAGTATATTTACATCCGGATTTGGGATAATAACTGCAAAAACAGTAGCAGGAACACAAGAAAAAACAAACAATCCAGGAATAAAAACAGGACCTGCAGAAACTGGAACCTTAACAGGTAATGTTCCCAATGTAAAATTTGAAAATGCAAATATAAAAGGTGAAGAAAATGCACCTGTAACAATTGTTGAATGGTCAGATTTTGAGTGTCCTTTCTGCGCAAGATTTTACTCGCAAACATATAATCAAATAATAAAAGAATACGTGGATACAGGAAGAGCAAACTTTGTATTTAAACATTTTCCTTTAGGTTTTCATGCTCAGGCGCAGAAGGCTGCTGAGGCTAGTGAGTGTGCTGGTGAGCAGGGTATGTTTTGGGAGATGCATGATGTTTTGTTTGAGAAAGGTGTTGCTGGTGGTGTTGCTGGGTTTA